AGATAAGTAATACACAACACACATGCAAAGCAGTGATAACCGTTGGGTGGCCTTTTCCAAACAGCAGGGTATAAACACCATGCAAATTAAGCCATCAACTTAGTGATATACAGAAGCAGCGAGCGTACAAACAAGCGATTTCAAAAACCAGCGCCAAAACCAGCATTCCTTTGGAACTTGACGCGCTATTCCAATGTCTTCTACCACCGCCCGGAGACTCACCACCAATGGTTTCAATGATGAGAGTGATCAAGCGGCTATTCTGCGGGCTCATATTTCCAGCTGGGATCCAGTCATCGTATTCATCGCTCTCCTCTTCGTCGTAGTCATAGTACTCCTCGTCCTCGTCATAATCATCGTCGTACTCATCGTCTTCCCAGTAGGGCTCCATCTCTTCCCATCCTGACCCGATGTACTGCTTCCACGCCGGTTCCGCTTTCATGGCCTGGATAACCTGTAGAGCCAGCTCTAAAGGGACTTCTCCCGTCATATCTTCTTCTTCCCTGAAAGGATTCTCGTCGCTGTCCAGGTCGAACTCTACTTCTATCGCAAAGGCATCGTCACTCAGGTCGTCCTGCCCAAAAGACGGAGACGGGACACCGGGACGTTCTTCTTTGCCAGGGATCGTTCCCTGAGCAGGTGATGGCTGGTTGACAGGCCTGTCAACGTCGATGTCACTCGACAAGACTTGCTGCCAAGGGATGGCTTGGTTGCTGGCACCTGGGGCACCATCATCAGACACAGAAGCTTTCCGGGGGCTGGGCTGGAAGGGTTGTGGAGGTGGTGGTCGTTCGCGAAGGAACGGGGACAGACCGAGGTCTTCTTCGATGGAAGATGGCGGCTGCCCTGCACCGTGTAGACCGTCAACGTCCACGTCTTGGTGGATCTCTGGAGATTTGTTCCCCGCGTTTAAAAATGAAGGGTACATGGAGCCAAGGGGTGCGTTTTGCTGGCGAATTTCTGGCAATGCCGGACTTTTCTGTCCCAGGATAACCGCTGGCTGGCTTGGTGGTGCATTGTCCGCTGTCTGCAGTCCGTTCACACGAATGTCGTCCATATGTTGGTTTACTGCGGTTTTGTTTTGAACGCCAGTCTCTTGTGCGGGTCCAGGAACAACTTGGGGTCGAGGTCGTATTTGTGAAGGTATAGCCGCTGTCCTGTACGAATCGTGAAGGCCATCATGCTGCTGACTAGATCGGAGTC
This Littorina saxatilis isolate snail1 linkage group LG17, US_GU_Lsax_2.0, whole genome shotgun sequence DNA region includes the following protein-coding sequences:
- the LOC138953333 gene encoding uncharacterized protein, which encodes MRLRFRQTTGSALRYSPELLLENTLESAASPASIYPHFPPSAVSGSNSPANNNDREQANDARPSNKGNNYGNNNDLSFVNSDHDHQANPGVGNANGQGGLRGSEVNNNNNIGQGWSGGAQRVSSNGYVGNTGLRSSQQHDGLHDSYRTAAIPSQIRPRPQVVPGPAQETGVQNKTAVNQHMDDIRVNGLQTADNAPPSQPAVILGQKSPALPEIRQQNAPLGSMYPSFLNAGNKSPEIHQDVDVDGLHGAGQPPSSIEEDLGLSPFLRERPPPPQPFQPSPRKASVSDDGAPGASNQAIPWQQVLSSDIDVDRPVNQPSPAQGTIPGKEERPGVPSPSFGQDDLSDDAFAIEVEFDLDSDENPFREEEDMTGEVPLELALQVIQAMKAEPAWKQYIGSGWEEMEPYWEDDEYDDDYDEDEEYYDYDEEESDEYDDWIPAGNMSPQNSRLITLIIETIGVTEREDDTRDNDMDIWQILTNFPFSMLLGKHNVNEDEYYSEEYDEDEYYDEHDDEYDDDYDTEDEYDEYYDDEDSYDDEDYDDSYDDDDEDDEEYSVSLEDNRATFLKKETDNGSDEDDYYDDDCDDGTLCDDDNNDVKKKDDFTVFSLPPMITKK